Genomic segment of Panicum virgatum strain AP13 chromosome 2K, P.virgatum_v5, whole genome shotgun sequence:
aggtcccacatgTGGTTGGCAAGAACCATTGCGCGATGCCactgaggatccgccaaggcatcgtggacagaggagggtaccagagagacccgcggctctacctcggtggcggagagagtcgtggcctgagacgccatccgccgagtcaccatgggatggatatgccgaggatcccgatggataactggcgggtggtacacctctggctcggctcgagagggagccaaaggaggcggcgtcggcggcggcggctccgttGTCAGCGTTGCAGGAGCCTCCAGAGCAGGAGGCGGtgccggtgtcgacgccgaacgacgccggtacacctgcaccggctcagcgtaccgctgcggcatcggggtcggcgccgagcgacgccggtacacctgcaccggctgagcgtatcgcgcaggtgcaggggaaggcaccggggccgcgtgtggcgcagcgggagacaccgggtccgcgcgcggcacgaccggaggtctggGGGCCGCACGTGGCACAACCGCAGGCacaggggccgcgcgtggcgcagcagggatcaccggcagcggtgccggtgtgccgggaaaacctgcaagGAAAGGAAAGATAggtaaaggtggctgaaccaccgagGCAGTCGGAAACAaggactccagctcggggtcaggagaaagTGTGGAGGAGGTGTAGGGGAAATCctactcgtcaaagacgacatgtcgggagatcaggacgcggcgagaggtgaggtcaaagcatcggtaccccttgtggtcaggggagtaaccaaggaacacacaacgagtcgagcggggctctagcttgtgaggagcagtggcggtggTGTTAGgataacacgcacacccgaagacccgaaggtggtcgtagcgaggaggggtaccgaaaagagcgtggtgtggagtgggagcaggagaagcagtggacggaagacggttgagcaagtaggtggcgatgtggaggctctcagcccagaagcgtgggggaagagaagcctggatcagaagggtgcgcacgacgtcgttcgtcgtgcgaatcatccactcagccttgctgttttgaggagaggtatacggacaagacatgcgcagctgaacaccccgagagaggaagaaaaaatgggaggtggagttgtcgaactcccgcccgttgtcacactggacggccttaacggtgtggctgaactgagtggacacccaggcaaagtaGTGGAGGAgtgtggggaaggtctcagacttggcgcgcaaaggaaacgtccaagagtagtgcgagaagtcatcgaccaccaccagatagtacttataaccagaaaggctaagtacaggagaggtccataggtcacagtgaacaaggtcaaatgcatgcgtcgcatgcgaagaagttgaagaaaaagggagccgaacatgacgaccgagctggcacgcatggcagaggggctcagTAGGAGCCCTAGTACTAGGAACATCggcactacgactgagctgagccagaatgtcgcggccagggtgaccaagacagcagtgccaggtggtggaagacggtgtcacggcaaaagcggcagaccaagacggctagggcgaagaagaaggcgagagtggtgcagcggaagaaggaagacgaagggtgtaaaggggccccgtgctgtcacaccggagtagcggccgccgggaggccgaatcctttacagtgaggccagaagaatcaaactcgatagaacaagaattgtcagctgtgaactgacgaatggaaagaaggttatgaaccatctgcgGAGCAACAAGGAtattgggaagacgaaaggagccaggagcagaacccacggcggtgacaggaaggcaagacccgtcaccaaccatgatggaagaaggacaagaggggtgtggggtcggacagaagtgaggataccggcatcaggggtggtgtggaaagaggcacccgagtcggcgatccactcggtgcggACCGGTGGCGTCCGCCCCATGGCACTGAAGGACTGTGCCAGTGCGGCCtagtcccaccccccaggctaGGTCGGCTGCTGGCAGGGCGGAGCAGGCGGGGAACAGAACGGTGTGACCGCGGGCGGCATACCGAAAGCAGgccacgcgggcgcgggcgcaggcaCGCACGCCATGGCCAGCGTGGCCGTCGTGAGCGCGGGCGCGTGCATGGGAAGTCGGGCAGCAGGGCCGGCGCCAGGGTCCCCGAGAAAGGTGGATCCGGTGGCcggggcagcagcagcgccctGGGGCAGCCACGCGCCGGGGGAGGCATCCTGCGCGGCAGCGCGCGCGGCAGCGAGGAAGGCAGCGGCCCGCACGGGGTCCCTGGGCGCGACGACCTGCGCGGCGtacgcggcgggcgcgacggcctgcgcggtgtgcgcggcggtgagggaggcgGCGCTTGGAGCGTCCATGGGGGGCATGCCCAGCTCGTGgtaggaaggaggaggagcgcccGCGCCGAGGGCCCACACGCCAATGGGAAGGGCCCCTGCTGCGCCTGCAGGGGGAATCCCTGCCGCAGCAGCGGCTGCAGCGCCCACCGCGCGCTGCAGGGCAGCAGTGGCGGCGGGCGTCCCCGGCCCCCGCGCCCCCCGCGCGCCGCAGGGCTTCAGCAGCGGTGGCGTCTGTGGCGGGATCCGACAGTGGGGCCAGGACGAgcgcggcagaggaggcggTAGCCGGCACAGCGGGTCTGGCGGTGGCTGTAGAGGCCCCCGCGTCCGCGGCCGCGAcaaaggcggcggcaggagGGCGCCAGGCGGCGGTGCCAGCACGGGAAGGAGCGGCCGGCCAGGCAGTGGCCGACCAGGCGGCGGAAACAAAGGAAGGAGAccaggcggcggccgctgcagAGGGGCCGGCGGGCACCGGCGGCTAGCAGGCGAGGGCGGCCCCGGGATCTGCGCGGCAGCGCGTCCCAGGGTCCCAGGCTGCGGGATCCATGCGGCAGCGCGTCCCAGGGTccctggcggaggcggcgacggctccagTAGTGGAAAGAGGAGGCAAAGAGGAGAGGGatggggccggcggcgccggcgccaaccagccatggcggcggcggctagaggAACCCTAAGCTAGCTGATACCATGTCAGAGAGGGAATAGGAGAGAAtagtggcttgtattcctccaaaccctagaagggtgggtatatagatcctataaatgggcctctagatgggcctctatacatgggctcaatatactccaacaataAGAAATGTTCAGGAATACAAAGTTTATAGAAACCGTGAAACAACGTCCTATACACCGCTACACTAGGACTACCTGATATTGAGAGGGAACCAAGTCCTTATCCATCTATTGGTGTTCGAGTAGAACTCTCAGTGTATACAATCACAATTACTTTTCACCAGATTATATCAAAGCCCTTTGCAACTTATATTAATCTTAATCCAACACCATATCCATCTATTAGTGTTCAAGTAGAACTCTCAGCGTATACAATCGTAATTACTTTCCACCAATAAATGTCTCAggtagtgtttggatgttgaCATTGAGGTCCAGAATCAGGCATTGGCATTAGATGGGCTCGAATTCGGCTGTTTGGATGGTCTCGATATCAGCCCTTGGAATCGGACAACAATGCCACGAGACATTTGGCCACCCTTGCGGGAGCCCGCCTACAATACCGAGCCTTCCCGCCCCGAATTTGGCAGGAATCGAGTCTTTCTCCCTCCCaccgcgcgtaccccttcgttCGCGCTCATGAAAAACAAAAGCTACTGCCTCTCGAGGGGAACGGAAGGGACGACTGGAGCAAGTCGACGGCAGCCGCGCTACAggttcctccctcctcctcatcctcttgCATCTCCAGCCATCCTCCCCGTCCTCTCGTGGCGCTGCAGAGGCACTGCAGAGGCACTTGTAGAGGCGCCTGCTCCCCTCCCCAGATCCCGTGGCGCTGCAGAGGCATCTGCTCCCCTCCCCAGatcccgccgcccc
This window contains:
- the LOC120695216 gene encoding 60S ribosomal protein L22-like, with product MASVAVVSAGACMGSRAAGPAPGSPRKVDPVAGAAAAPWGSHAPGEASCAAARAAARKAAARTGSLGATTCAAYAAGATGESLPQQRLQRPPRAAGQQWRRASPAPAPPARRRASAAVASVAGSDSGARTSAAEEAVAGTAGLAVAVEAPASAAATKAAAGGRQAAVPAREGAAGQAVADQAAETKEGDQAAAAAEGPAGTGG